In Achromobacter pestifer, the DNA window CCGAGCGCGCCCTGCCGCCGCGCTCAACGCGGGATCGGACCCGGCGCCTTGATCTGCTTCATCAGGTCGTCATTCCATTTGCCCTCAACCTTGATATGCCCGGCCGCGCCCAGCTCGAAGGCCTCGATCAGGTTGTGGTTCAAGTAGGCGTATACGCCGGGCTGCTTGAAGGTGTAGAGCGCCGCGCCCGCCGAGCCGCCGCGGATGAACCAGGTCTCCAGGTCCTTCTGCGGCGGGTTGGCGAACTTGCCGGTCTCCCAGACCCAGTCGCCATGGCCGCCGATCAGATGCGGACGGGTGTCGCGGTTGGCCTGCGAGTGGATCAGCAGCACCGTCTCGCCCACCTTGGCCGTGAGCGCGTTCGCGCCCGTCAGGGCCCCGACCTTGCCGTTGAAGACGATGTGCGACGGCGTCAGCGTGCGCATGACTTCCACCGTGTCGCCATAGCTTTCCGCCAAGGTCGCGTAGTCCTTGTATTTACCGTTGGCGTCCTTGGGGATGTACAGGTCGAACTCGCCTATCGTGTAGGCGCGGTCGTAGCGCAGCGGCTTGCCCTGAGGATCCTTCAGGCCGTCGCGCGGCAACACCATCAGCGTGCCGCTCATGCCCGCCACCACATGCCAGGGCACCATGCCTTCAGGCGCACAGTGATAGACGAAGGTGCCGCTGCGATCCGCCTTGAAGCGCAGCGTGGCCTGTTCGCCCGGATTCACGTTGGTGAGCTTGGCTCCGCCCAGCGCGCCGGTGGCCGCGTGGAAATCCACGTTGTGCGGCATGGCGTTGGTGGCCGGATTGACCAGGGTCAGCTCGACATAATCGCCTTCATGCACCACCAGGGTCGGACCGGGCATGGACCCGTCGAACGTCATCGCCTGCAAGGTCGTGCCCTTGTCGTCGATGACCATCTTCTTTTCCTCGATGGTCATCGTGAATTCGATCACCTTGGGACCCGAACGGGCCACCTGTTCATGCGGATGGACCATGGGCGGGGCGACCAGCGCGACCTTGGCGCGTTCCAGCTGATCGGCGTTCTGGGCGGCTACGGGGCCGCCCGCCATCGCTGCGATCAATGCCATGGCAAGCAAGGTGGGGCGCAAAGCGTTCATGTGAAACTCCTGTTCCGGTTTCTGCCAAGCCGAGTCTGTCGGCAGTTCCATTGAAGGCCGGGCATCCTTTGCGTTCTTTGCTGTAGCGCAAACTTCGGACCAAGCTGCGAGCCGGCGCGCATTGCCGCGCCGGGGCCGTGATGTCACCATCAGGGCATGGACCCTCCTCACGCTTCCGAGCGGACTGCGGCGTCGTCGCCGCTGTGCCACGCCCTGCTCCGCAATCTGGATCTGTTCAGGCCCTTGTCCGATGCGCAGCTGGACATCGCGCTGCGCGGCGCGACGCCTTGCCGCCTGGAGGCCGGCGCGCTGGCCTATCGCCAGGGCGCCGCGGCCGCGCACTTCTTCGTGCTGCTGCACGGTTGCCTGAAGGTGGCGCAGCTGACGCCGGAAGGCGAACAGGTCGTGGTGCGCTATGTGAATCCGGGCGACATGTTCGGGCTGGCTTGCGCCATGCGGCAGCCCTGCTATCCCGCCACGGTCCAGGCCGTGCAGGAAAGCGTCTGCCTGGCGTGGCCGGCCACGGCCTGGGAACGCTTCACCGCCAGCCATCCCCAACTGGCCGCGGCCGCGCTGCAGACCATGGGGCAACGCCTGCAGGACGCCCATGTCCGCATCCAGGAGCTGTCCACCGACGAAGTCGAACAACGCGTCGCGCGCGCCATCCTGAGGCTGGTGCAGCAATCCGGCCGACCCATGCAGGACGGCATAGGCATAGGCTTTCCCATCACCCGCCAGGACATCGCCGAGATGACCGGCACCACCTTGCACACGGTCAGCCGGCTGCTCAGCGACTGGAAGCAGCGCGGCATCGTCTCGGCCGGCCGCAAGCGCGTGGTGCTGCGCTCGCCCGCCGCGCTGGCCCGCCTGGGCGAACATGCCGGACCCGCCATGGACTGCTCGGCCTGCCTGTCCTGTAGCCACGGATCGCCGGCCGCGGACGACGCCCCCGCCTCGCAGGAGCCCATGGAGGCCAGCGCATGACAGCTGGCGGCGCGCCCTAGCCGGGGTCCAGCACCAGCCGCAGCCCCAGATTCGCCGGCGGCACGCCTACCGAACATGCCCCGCCCTTCGGATCGCGGATGAAGTCGGGCAGATAAGCAATGTGCCTGCCGGCGGCGACGCGTATGCCGCAGTTGCGGCTTTCCTGCGCGTCGGCGCCGTTGGCGGCGGCACCTTCGCGTAGCGCGTCCAGCACGTGCCGCGCATGGCAATCGTCGGTCCAATCCCACACGCTGCCCGCCATGTCCATCAGACCGGCGCGGTTGCGGCCATAGGCCCCGAAGGTCCGCACCGTGTCATCGCCCTGCGCGCCACGGCGGCTCTGCTGCTCGTACTCGGCCAGCCAGCGCTGCGCGGGATCGGCGCCGTCCGGCAGCGCCGGCAAGGCGTCCTCGCGATAGGCTTCGCCCGCCGCATAAACCCACTCCGCGTAGCTGGGCAGGCGCAAGCGCTGCCCGGTGCGCGCGGACAGCCATGCGGCATAGGCCGACGCATCGGTCCAGCTGATGCCCACCGCGGGCTGGTCTGGCGCAACCGCCCCGCGCTGCGCGGGGTCCGGCGCCTTGCATCCGCCCGCCTGCACGCAGGCCGCGTACTCGGCCTGGCTGACCTGCCGCGTCATGATGGCCAGGCCTTCGGGGTAGCGCGCGATGCGGGGCGCCGGCGTGGCGGGATAGCCGTTGCGCAGCGCTTCGCCCGGCGGCACGTAGCTCACCTGGCCGGGCGGCAGGCGCGTGATTTCCGGCAATGCAAAGCGGGCCCCTTCCTGGGGCCCGCAAGCGGTCAACAGCAATGAAACGATGACGGTCGGCAGGATGCGCATGCGGCGGTGCTCCGGAATGCCCGCACCGGTCGGGCGCGGGCTGGATTCCATTGGACCGGCTGCGGCGGCCGGCCTCTTTGCGCTGAAGCAAAGAGGCCGGCGCTTGCCTGGCGTCCTGCCGCGTGCAAGCGTTTGCACGCCTGCGCGGGACGGGCCGCTGGCCGCTGGCCGCTGGCCGCTAGCCGCGCGCCGCCTTGGCCTGCAGGCGCGGCTCGGCCTGCGCGGGCTTGCCGCTCAAGAGACCCAGGATCACCTGCATCACGATGGCCAGCGCGCCCAGCAGGAACACCACGTCGCCGAAGGTGCGGCCCCAGCGCAGGTTCTTCAGCAGCTCCTGCTGCATGAAGGCTTCGCTGCGGGCGTACCACATGCCTTCGCTGACGCTGGCGTGGAACTGGATCAACCCCACCGGCAGCAGGCTGGTGAAGATCATCAGCGCCAGGCCCAGGTTCATGCCCCAAAACGCCAGCTTCATCAGGCCGGGGCTCAGCGCGTACTGCGGACGGATGTAGCGCAGCACCAGCAGGGTGAAGCCCAGCGCCAGGAAGCCATACACGCCGAACAGGGCCGCGTGCGCATGGACCGGCGTGGTGTTCAGGCCCTGGATGTAGTACAGCGAAACGGGCGGGTTGATCATGAAGCCGAAGACGCCCGCGCCCAGCATGTTCCAGAAGGCCACGGCCACGAAGCACATCAGCGGCCACTTCAGATTTTCCATCCACGGCGCGCGGGTCTTCAGGCGCCAGTTCTCCCAGGCCTCGTGTCCCAGCACGATGAGCGGCACCACTTCCAGCGCCGAAAAGCTGGCGCCGATGGCCATCACGGGCGTGGTGGTGCCGGCGAAGTACAGGTGATGGAAGGTGCCGGGTATGCCGCCCAGCATGAAGAGCGAGGCCGAGGCCAGGCTGGCGGTGGTGGCCATGCGGCGCGACACCAGGCCCAGGGTCGAAAAGATGAAGGCCAGCGCCGTGGTCGCGAAGACTTCGAAGAAGCCCTCCACCCACAGGTGCACGATCCACCAGCGCCAGTACTCCATTACCGTCAGGTGGGTGCGCTCGCCGTAGAAGAAACCGGCGCCGTAGAACAGGCCGATGGCGGCCACCGAAGCGGTCAACAGCGCCAGCAGGTTCTTGTCCCCGCCCGGCGTGCGCAGCGCGGGCACGATGCCGCGCAGCATCAGCACCAGCCAGAAGCAGATGCCCGCGAACTTGCCGATCTGCCACAGGCGGCCCAGGTCCACGTATTCATAGCCCTGGTGGCCCAGCC includes these proteins:
- the nirK gene encoding copper-containing nitrite reductase, whose amino-acid sequence is MNALRPTLLAMALIAAMAGGPVAAQNADQLERAKVALVAPPMVHPHEQVARSGPKVIEFTMTIEEKKMVIDDKGTTLQAMTFDGSMPGPTLVVHEGDYVELTLVNPATNAMPHNVDFHAATGALGGAKLTNVNPGEQATLRFKADRSGTFVYHCAPEGMVPWHVVAGMSGTLMVLPRDGLKDPQGKPLRYDRAYTIGEFDLYIPKDANGKYKDYATLAESYGDTVEVMRTLTPSHIVFNGKVGALTGANALTAKVGETVLLIHSQANRDTRPHLIGGHGDWVWETGKFANPPQKDLETWFIRGGSAGAALYTFKQPGVYAYLNHNLIEAFELGAAGHIKVEGKWNDDLMKQIKAPGPIPR
- a CDS encoding Crp/Fnr family transcriptional regulator, producing the protein MDPPHASERTAASSPLCHALLRNLDLFRPLSDAQLDIALRGATPCRLEAGALAYRQGAAAAHFFVLLHGCLKVAQLTPEGEQVVVRYVNPGDMFGLACAMRQPCYPATVQAVQESVCLAWPATAWERFTASHPQLAAAALQTMGQRLQDAHVRIQELSTDEVEQRVARAILRLVQQSGRPMQDGIGIGFPITRQDIAEMTGTTLHTVSRLLSDWKQRGIVSAGRKRVVLRSPAALARLGEHAGPAMDCSACLSCSHGSPAADDAPASQEPMEASA
- a CDS encoding formylglycine-generating enzyme family protein, giving the protein MESSPRPTGAGIPEHRRMRILPTVIVSLLLTACGPQEGARFALPEITRLPPGQVSYVPPGEALRNGYPATPAPRIARYPEGLAIMTRQVSQAEYAACVQAGGCKAPDPAQRGAVAPDQPAVGISWTDASAYAAWLSARTGQRLRLPSYAEWVYAAGEAYREDALPALPDGADPAQRWLAEYEQQSRRGAQGDDTVRTFGAYGRNRAGLMDMAGSVWDWTDDCHARHVLDALREGAAANGADAQESRNCGIRVAAGRHIAYLPDFIRDPKGGACSVGVPPANLGLRLVLDPG